The sequence below is a genomic window from Bosea sp. F3-2.
GAGCCACCGCCGCCCGAGCGGTCGTCCATATAGCCGCCGCCACCGCCGCCTTCGCTGTACTCATCCGAGCCGCCCTGGCGGCTGTCGAGGATGGTGAGCTCGCCGCGGAAGCGCTGCAGCACGATCTCGGTGGTGTATTTCTCGACGCCGGACTGATCCTGCCACTTGCGGGTCTGGAGCTGGCCCTCGATGTAAACCTTCGAGCCCTTCTTCAGGTACTGCTCGGCGACCTTCGCCAGGTTCTCGTTGAAAATCACGACCGAATGCCACTCGGTGCGCTCCTTGCGCTCGCCGCTCTGCTTGTCGCGCCAGGTCTCGGAGGTGGCGATACGCAGATTGACGACAGGCTCGCCGCTGCCGAGGCGGCGCACTTCGGGGTCACGCCCGAGATTGCCGACCAGAATGACCTTGTTGACGCTACCAGCCATGACAGGCTCCATTTCCTGCGCACTTCACACAAACCGGCCGCCCGACCGGAGCCGAACCCTATCGGCCGATTAAGGCATTATCAATGATGTTCCTGTTTTGTTCAAGTGACTCATACGAGGTTTTCCCCTGCTGATTCGCACGATGTCCGGCTGGCGCGGAGCCGGGTCGCGGCCAATCGCCGCCGCTTTCAGCCGGGCGATTTCCGGGCGCCGAGCGTCGCCTGCGCCATTC
It includes:
- the ssb gene encoding single-stranded DNA-binding protein, which produces MAGSVNKVILVGNLGRDPEVRRLGSGEPVVNLRIATSETWRDKQSGERKERTEWHSVVIFNENLAKVAEQYLKKGSKVYIEGQLQTRKWQDQSGVEKYTTEIVLQRFRGELTILDSRQGGSDEYSEGGGGGGYMDDRSGGGGSFGRSGAMGGSSSGSRQPAMSGGAGGGRSSSSHLDDDIPF